A genomic region of Cannabis sativa cultivar Pink pepper isolate KNU-18-1 chromosome 1, ASM2916894v1, whole genome shotgun sequence contains the following coding sequences:
- the LOC115707041 gene encoding polyadenylate-binding protein-interacting protein 3, which yields MNMQPAVHSRSSANGFGRRRGERDVGTRPENRSQSGKSNSNNRLTSTGSKTGGHVSPSHDRLVYITTCFIGQHVDVHVKNGSIYSGIFHAANEKDFGIILKMARLTKDGSSRGQKSPAESVSKPPAKTLIIPSKELVQVIAKDVSVTSDGFLDEAQCEKQQELMIDSVISQSRQVELERELEPWIPDEDDPQCPELENIFDGHWNRGWDQFTANEALFGVKSTFDEELYTTKLERGPKTRELEKEAQRIAREIEGEDTRDLHLAEERGFQLSGNLDIDEETRFSSVFRGKIADDSGYDEDILVDSHNNDTFGDSCTSGISSSSSDWNKGKSNDGARASSSSCAMEQAQSSNSSVGVDLSRSGSYDHAGQLASEPLFKSSSATASESRILDNQLREHGGNVKEYSEKQAFIEGIQLSKPDDSSSSLNGKKDGSDKGGLSPNATSYAPSSVPLKGNEKTSSLSESVDTVVTGKAHGQAQAVNSHGRPGSSASSSSECAVTAAAPSGPGLSPSSSMGSLSSERSTLNPHAKEFKLNPNAKIFVPSSPIRPQSPVSDGSFYYPPTMPGVPQMHGMPVSIGIGPSFPHQQVMFNPQAGQPQTYFHPNAPQYGQQMLLGHPRQVLYMQNYQPEMPYKGREY from the exons ATGAATATGCAACCGGCTGTCCATTCCAGATCATCTGCCAATGGATTTGGCCGTCGAAGAGGCGAAAGAGATGTGGGGACCAGGCCGGAGAACAGGTCACAGAGTGGAAAATCAAATTCCAATAACAGATTAACATCTACTG GGAGCAAAACTGGTGGCCATGTGAGTCCTTCACATGATCGCTTAGTATATATAACTACTTGTTTCATTGGTCAGCATGTGGACGTCCATGTGAAAAATGGATCCATATATTCTGGAATATTTCATGCAGCAAACGAAAAAGACTTTG GAATTATATTGAAAATGGCCCGCTTGACAAAAGATGGTAGCTCTCGAGGTCAAAAGTCTCCTGCGGAGTCAGTTAGCAAGCCTCCTGCAAAGACATTGATTATACCTTCTAAAGAACTTGTGCAAGTTATAGCGAAG GACGTGTCTGTTACAAGTGACGGATTCTTAGATGAGGCTCAGTGTGAAAAACAGCAAGAACTTATGATAGATTCCGTCATTTCACAATCTCGCCAAGTTGAGTTGGAGAGGGAACTTGAGCCATGGATCCCTGATGAAGATGATCCGCAATGCCCTGAATTGGAGAATATTTTTGATGGCCATTGGAATAG GGGGTGGGACCAGTTTACAGCAAATGAAGCCTTGTTTGGAGTTAAAAGCACATTTGATGAGGAACTTTACACTACAAAACTTGAGAGAGGTCCTAAGACCCGAGAGTTGGAAAAGGAAGCTCAAAGAATCGCTAGAGAAATTGAGGGTGAGGACACTCGTGATCTTCATTTAGCAGAG GAAAGAGGCTTTCAACTCAGTGGAAATTTGGATATTGATGAGGAGACAAGATTTTCTTCTGTCTTTCGGGGTAAGATAGCTGATGACAGTGGTTACGATGAGGACATATTGGTGGATTCCCATAATAACGACACCTTTGGAGATTCCTGTACCTCTGGAATTAGTAGTTCATCATCTGATTGGAACAAAGGAAAGAGTAATGATGGGGCTCGAGCTTCATCAAGTTCTTGTGCTATG GAGCAAGCACAGTCTTCGAATTCGAGTGTTGGTGTGGATTTAAGCAGGTCTGGTTCCTATGATCATGCTGGGCAGCTGGCATCAGAACCACTTTTTAAAAGCTCTTCTGCTACAGCTAGTGAAAGCAG GATCTTGGATAATCAACTTCGCGAACATGGAGGGAATGTGAAAGAGTATTCAGAAAAACAAGCT TTTATCGAGGGGATTCAATTGTCAAAACCTGATG ATTCATCATCTTCGCTGAATGGGAAGAAAGATGGCTCTGATAAAGGAGGATTATCTCCTAATGCCACTTCTTATGCTCCGTCTAGTGTTCCACTGAAGGGAAATGAGAAAACATCTTCTCTGAGTGAATCAGTGGATACTGTTGTTACTGGAAAAGCACATGGGCAGGCTCAAGCTGTTAACTCTCATGGTCGGCCTGGTAGTTCTGCATCTTCCAGTTCAGAATGCGCAGTTACTGCTGCTGCTCCTAGCGGCCCTGGTTTATCACCAAGCTCGTCTATGGGCTCATTGTCGTCTGAAAGATCTACACTCAATCCCCATGCTAAG GAATTCAAACTCAATCCAAATGCAAAGATTTTTGTACCATCTTCACCAATAAGGCCTCAATCCCCTGTGTCTGATGGCTCCTTCTATTATCCACCTACTATGCCTGGTGTACCACAAATGCATGGCATGCCTGTTAGCATTGGA ATTGGGCCCTCCTTTCCCCACCAGCAAGTTATGTTTAATCCCCAAGCTGGACAGCCACAAACATATTTTCATCCAAATGCGCCTCAG TATGGGCAACAGATGCTTCTTGGTCATCCTAGGCAAGTTTTGTACATGCAAAACTACCAACCT GAAATGCCATATAAAGGACGAGAATATTGA
- the LOC115707043 gene encoding phospholipid:diacylglycerol acyltransferase 1 — translation MATIRRRKAAENSEISKEEEEEHKDEEESDDTKKKQPGKVHKAKKKSEDKNKNKWSCVDSCCWFIGCICTVWWVLLFLYNAMPASFPQYVTEAITGPLPDPPGIKLKKEGVSVKHPVVFVPGIVTGGLELWEGHHCADGLFRKRLWGGTFGEVYKRPFCWMKHMSLDNETGLDPSGIRVRPVTGLVAADYFAPGYFVWAVLIANLARVGYEEKNMYMAAYDWRISFQNTEVRDQTLSRIKSNIELMVATNGGNKAVILPHSMGVLYFLHFMKWVEAPAPMGGGGGPDWCAKHIKAVMNIGGPFLGVPKAVAGLFSSEAKDVAVARAIAPGFLDNDIFRLQTLQHAMKMTRTWDSTMSMIPKGGDTIWGAHNWSPEDCYNLKESQRNNDTQISSEERIEKLSSQSKSAHYGKMISFGKDVADAHSSEIERIDFRDAIKGNNIANSTCRDVWTEYHDMGIEGIRAVADYKVYTAEEVVDLLHFVAPKMMKRGSAHFSFGIADNLDDPMYNHYKYWSNPLETKLPNAPDMEIFSLYGVGIPTERAYVYKLSPAAECYIPFQIDTKANDEENCLKDGVYSVDGDETVPVLSAGFMCAKGWRGKTRFNPSGMRTYIREYDHSPPSNLLEGRGTQSGAHVDIMGNFALIEDVLRVATGASGKDLGGDQVHSDIFKWSEKINLRL, via the exons ATGGCTACGATTCGGAGAAGAAAAGCTGCGGAGAATAGTGAGATtagcaaagaagaagaagaagaacataaaGACGAAGAAGAGAGTGATGATACAAAGAAAAAGCAACCAGGAAAGGTACATAAAGCGAAAAAGAAGAGTGAAGATAAGAATAAGAACAAGTGGTCTTGTGTGGATAGTTGCTGTTGGTTCATTGGATGCATTTGTACAGTTTGGTGGGTTTTGTTGTTCTTGTACAATGCTATGCCGGCTTCGTTTCCCCAGTACGTGACGGAGGCCATAACCGGTCCCTTACCGGACCCGCCTGGTATTAAATTGAAGAAGGAAGGAGTCAGCGTGAAGCACCCTGTGGTGTTTGTGCCGGGGATTGTGACTGGTGGGCTTGAATTGTGGGAGGGTCATCATTGTGCAGATGGGCTTTTTAGGAAACGCCTTTGGGGTGGTACCTTTGGAGAAGTCTATAAGAG ACCTTTTTGTTGGATGAAACATATGTCATTGGACAATGAAACTGGGTTGGATCCCTCTGGCATAAGGGTCAGGCCTGTGACTGGACTTGTGGCTGCTGATTACTTTGCTCCAGGGTATTTTGTGTGGGCAGTTCTGATTGCTAACTTGGCTCGTGTTGGTTATGAGGAGAAGAACATGTATATGGCTGCATATGATTGGAGAATCTCATTTCAGAATACTGAG GTAAGAGATCAGACACTAAGCCGGATAAAGAGTAACATAGAATTGATGGTAGCTACTAATGGTGGGAACAAGGCAGTTATATTACCACATTCAATGGGTGTCTTGTACTTTTTGCACTTCATGAAATGGGTTGAGGCTCCAGCTCCAATGGGTGGTGGGGGAGGACCAGACTGGTGTGCTAAACATATAAAGGCAGTGATGAACATTGGTGGACCCTTTTTGGGTGTTCCAAAAGCTGTTGCTGGTCTTTTTTCTTCTGAAGCCAAGGATGTTGCAGTTGCCAG GGCTATTGCACCTGGTTTTTTGGATAATGATATATTTCGCCTTCAAACTTTGCAACATGCTATGAAGATGACTCGCACATGGGATTCAACAATGTCAATGATACCAAAAGGTGGGGACACTATATGGGGAGCTCATAATTGGTCGCCTGAGGATTGCTATAATCTTAAAGAAAGTCAAAGAAACAATGACACCCAGATTTCAAGTGAAGAGAGGATTGAAAAATTGTCTTCTCAATCAAAATCTGCTCATTATGGAAAAATGATATCGTTTGGAAAAGATGTAGCAGACGCACATTCGTCTGAGATAGAGAGAATTGATTTTCGG GATGCAATCAAGGGGAACAATATTGCAAATAGTACTTGTCGTGATGTGTGGACTGAATATCACGACATGGGGATTGAGGGAATCAGAGCTGTTGCAGATTATAAAGTGTACACTGCTGAAGAAGTTGTGGACCTACTTCATTTTGTTGCCCCAAAAATGATGAAGCGGGGTAGTGCTCACTTCTCTTTTGGAATTGCTGATAATTTGGATGATCCAATGTACAATCATTACAAATATTGGTCAAACCCTCTGGAGACTAA ATTACCAAATGCTCCTGATATGGAAATCTTTTCTCTTTATGGAGTTGGAATACCAACTGAAAGAGCCTATGTTTATAAGTTATCTCCTGCAGCTGAGTGCTACATTCCATTTCAAATAGACACTAAGGCTAATGATGAAGAGAACTGTTTGAAAGATGGGGTGTATTCTGTAGATGGGGATGAAACAGTGCCTGTTTTAAGTGCAGGTTTCATGTGCGCCAAAGGTTGGCGGGGAAAGACCAGATTCAACCCTTCAGGGATGAGAACATACATAAGAGAGTATGATCACTCCCCTCCGTCCAATCTACTTGAGGGTAGAGGTACTCAGAGTGGTGCTCATGTTGACATAATGGGAAATTTCGCTTTGATCGAGGATGTCTTAAGAGTGGCAACTGGTGCTTCTGGAAAGGATTTGGGTGGCGATCAAGTCCACTCCGACATTTTTAAGTGGTCTGAGAAGATCAACTTACGTCTATAA